A stretch of DNA from Candidatus Aminicenantes bacterium:
TAGACCGCCGACAAGAACAGGTTGTCCTTGGCCGGCTCGAACCGGACCGGCCGCGCCAGCAGGAACTTCTCGATGGCCTGCTCCTTCTGGATGCCGATGACCGCGTCCCGGCTGCCGGCCATGCCGGCGTCCGTGATATAGGCCGTGCCGCCCGGCAGCACCCGCTCGTCGGCCGTGGGCACGTGGGTGTGGGTGCCGACGACGGCCGAGACCCGCCCGTCCAGGTACCAGCCCATGGCTTGCTTCTCCGAAGTCGCTTCGGCGTGCAGGTCGACGAGGATGCACGGCGTCTCGCGCCGCAACGCCTCGACCGCGGCGTCGGCCGTCCGGAACGGGCAGTCCAGCGCCTCCATGAAGACCCGCCCCTGCAGGCTCAGCACACCCAGCTTCCGTCCGCCCGCCCCCGTCGCCACCGTCGTGCCCCGCCCGGGGTTTCCCGGCGGGTAGTTGGCCGGCCGCAGCAGCCGCGGCTCGTTCTCCATGAAGGCGATACCTTCCTTCTTGTCCCAGATATGGTTGCCCGAGGTCAGGACGTCGAGGACGGCGAAAAGGTCGCGGCCGATTTCCGTGGTCATGCCTGCGCCGCCCGCCGCGTTCTCGCCGTTGGCCACGACGAAGTGGGGGCGGTACTTCTCGCGCAGCCCGGGCAGGGCGGCGCGCAGGGCGTTGCGGCCCGGCCGGCCGATGATGTCCCCGACGAATAGGACCCCGGTTTTATCGGGCATATTCGACCGCCCGCATCTCGCGGATCACGGTGACTTTGATCTGGCCGGGATAGTCGAGCTCGTTCTTGATCTTGGTGGCGATATCCTTGGCGATCAGCGCGGCCCGGTCGTCGGCCACCTTGCCGGCGTCGACCATGATCCGGATCTCGCGGCCCGCCTGCAGGGCGAAAGCCTTGGCCACCCCGTCGAAGGTCTTGGCCAGGCCCTCGAGCTTTTCGAGCCGCTTGATGTAGGTCTCCAGCAGCTCTCGCCGCGCCCCCGGCCGGGCGGCCGACAGGGTGTCGGCCGACTGGACCAGGACCGCTTCGATGGAGGGGAAGTCGACGTCCCGATGGTGCGAGGCGATGGCGGCCACGACGGCCTCCTTCTCGCCGTACTTGCGGCAGAGCTCGACGCTGAGCTCGGTGTGGGTGCCCTCGACGTCCCTGTCCACGGCCTTGCCGATGTCGTGCAGCAGCCCCGCTCGCAGCGCGGTCTGGGTATCGAGCCCCAGCTCCGTGGCCATGGCCGCCGACAGAAAGGCGACCTCCTTGCTGTGCTGGAGGACGTTCTGGCCGTAGCTGGTGCGGTAGCGCAGCCGGCCCAGCATCTTGATCAGCTCGGGGTGGACATTCTGGACCCGCAGCTCGTAGGCGGCCGACTCGCCTTCCTGGCGGATCGTCTCCTCGAGCTCGGCCTTGACGTTCTCCACGACCTCCTCGATCCGGGCCGGGTGGATGCGCCCGTCCAGGACCAGCCGCTGGATGGCCAGCCGGGCGGCCTCGCGGCGAATCGGATCGAAGCTCGAGAGAATAACCGCCTCGGGCGTATCGTCGACGATGATGTCGACCCCGGTGGCCATCTCCAAAGCCCGAATGTTGCGCCCCTCGCGGCCGATGATGCGGCCCTTCATGTCGTCGCTGGGCAGGTCCACGACCGAGACGGTCGATTCGACCACGTGCTCGGCCGCCGAGCGCTGGATGGCGCCGCTGATGATCTCGGCCGCCAGAATCCGGCTCTTGGACCGGGTCTCTTCCTCGATCCGCTTGACGACCTGCACGGACTCGAGCCGCGCCTCGTCCTCGATCTTCTTGATGATCTGGCCTTTGGCCTCTTCCTGGGTCAGCCCGGAAATGCGCTCCAGCTCGGCGATCTGGGCCTTGGTCATCTCGGCGACCTTGGCTTCCTCGGTCTCGATCTCCTTCTCCTTCTGCAGAAGGCGCTTTTCCTTGCCCGACAGCTCCCGCTCGCGCTGGTCGACGCCGCGATACTTGCGGTCGAGCGTCTCTTCCTTGTGGATGAGCCGGCGCTCCATGTCGGTCAGCTTGCGCTTCCTGTCCTGGGTCAGGCGCTCGAACTCGGCGTCGGCCCCGGACAGCTTCTGGCGGCCCTTTTCCTGGGCGTCCTTGACGATGCGTTCGGCCTCCTGGCCGGCCTTGTCGACGACGGATTTGGCTTCCTGTCCGGCTTTCAGCAGGCCCTTGGCGCCGGAGCTTTTTTTGATCAGGATGAAGAGAACGGCGGCCGCGAGGATGACGAGCGCGGCCAATAGTCCGATGGCGATCGGATCCTTGAACATGGTCCCTAACCTCCTTCCGAGGTCAAGGCGAAGAGAGGCGGCGCGGATTACGGCGCGGTTTTATCCAAACCGCGGTAGGCGCCGTCGGGGGCGAGGCTGCCCTCCACCCGATCGATTTCGGATTCCATCTGGCCGAGCACGGCGTCCAGTTGATCGAGCTCTTTCCGGCTGGCGAAACATTCGTCGGCGATATTCATCAGCGCCAGGACGGCGATCTTCAGGGGATCGGAGGAGCGGGATTTCACGGCAATCTCATGCATCTTTTGATCAACGTAGGACGTCAGGCGGCCGACGTAGTCTTCATCCTCTTCGCCTTTGACCCGAATCTTGTACATTCGGCCAAAGATTTCAATATCCAGAACCTTATCCATCAGAGTCCCAGTTTGTCGATTTGGGCGATGATGGCGTCAATGCGTCCCTTCAACGTCTCCCTTTCATTTTCGTATCTTTTCGCTTCTTCGTCAAGCCTGGCGGCGCGCTTGGCCAGGTCCTCCATATCCTTCTTCTCGGCCCGCAGGTCCTTGACCTGGGCCTTGAGCTTTTCGTTCTCGGAGCTGAGGCGGTTGATGAACTCGACGACGTGGCCGATCTTGGCCTCCAGCACTTTCAGGCGCTCGAGCTCGGTGGTCATGATGCTCCTCCTTCCCGGAGCCGGATCCCGAAGGCCGCCTTGAGGGCCTTGACGACCTTCTGCTCGGACTTGTCGACGTCTTCGGCCGTCAGAGTGGCCTTGGGGTTGCGGTACGAAAATCGCAGCGACAGCCCGACTTGCCCGTCGGGGGCATTGGGCCCGGCGTAGCGGTCGATGAGGTCGAAGCTTTCGAGGTGCGCGACGTCGAGCTTGGCCGCGGCTTGCCGAATCTCGGCGAAGGCGACCTCCCGTCCGACCCAGAACGACAGGTCGCGGACGACGGCCTGGTACTTGGGCAGGGGGACGAACTCGAACGGCCGCGGCTTGATCTTGAACAGCCGGCCGAGGTCGATCTCGGCCGCGAAAACCGGGCCTTTAAGGCCGTAGGCGGCGAGGAGGCCCGAGGCCAGGCGGCCCAGCCACCCCACCGGCTCGCCTTTGACTAGGAGAGCCAAGGATTCCTCCCCGTCGCAGACGGGGTGGGGCCGGGCGACGAAGCCCGTGGTTTCGTAGCGCAGCGATTCCAGGACCGATTCGACCGCCCCCTTGATGTGGAAGAGGTCGGTCTCGACGGGCGGGGTTTTCCAGTGGGCCGAGCCCAGGGGGCCGGTCGAGAGCAAGCCCAGGGTCAGGTCTTCGGCGGTAGCCGCGTCACCGGCCCAGCGGTAGACGTTGCCCGTCTCGAAGATGTGGACGCTCTCCAGGCCGCGGTTGAGGTTCCAGGCGGCGTTCTCCAGCAGCCCGCCGAGAAGGCTCGTCCGCAGGATGGCGGCTCGGGCCGAGAGCGGATTGCGGATGGCCACGGCCGTCTTGCCGGATCCCAGCCTTGCGTCGCGCTCGGGGTCGGCGAAGCTGGGGTTGATGGCCTCGTCGAAGCCGTAGTGGAAGAGGCGATCGGTCAGGCGGCGCATCTTCGGCTCGGGAGTCGGGACCGGCTCCAGGACTAAGAGAGGCGGCAGGACGACCGGAATCTTTTCGTAGCCGAAGAAGCGGGCGATCTCTTCGATCAGATCGGCCTCGCGCTCGATATCGACCCGGTGCGAGGGGACGAGGACCATCCAGGCGCCGGCGGAGCGGTGCCGCAGGCCGAAGCCGAGGTCGGTCAGCGTCTTCTCGATGAAATCCGGCGGCACCTCGACCCCCAGCAGGTCGGACGTGCGGCGGGCCCGCAGGGTGATCTCGCGCGTCTTGCGCGGGCGGGGATAGACGTCGATGAGGTCCTTGCTGGCCCGGCCTCCGAACTCGGTCATGAGCGAGGCGGCCATCAGCGCGGCTTGGGGGGCGAAGCCGACGTCGGCGCCCCGCTCGAACCGGTAGGAGGCGTCGGTGAGGACCTCCAAGGCCCGCCGGGTGCGGCGGATCGAGCCGGGCTCGAAGCAGGCGCTCTCGATGAAGATGTCGGTCGTCGTGTCGAAGACGCCGGAGTCGAGCCCGCCCATGACGCCGGCCACGGCCGAGGCTTTCTTTTCGTCGGCGATGACGAGCATGTCGGGCGAGAGGGCGACTTCGCGGCCGTCCAGAAGCGTCAGGCGCTCGCCCTTCTTGGCCCGGCGGACGAGGATGCGGGGGCCGGCCACCCGGGCCAGGTCGAAGGCGTGGATGGGCTGGCCGGTGGCGAAGAGGACGTAGTTGGTCACGTCGACGACGTTGTTGACCGGGTTGAGCCCCATGGCCGCGACCCGCTTGCGGAGCCACTCGGGCGAGGGCCCGATCTTGACGCCGCGGACCACCAGCCCGCAGTAGCGGGGGCAGAGGTCGTCGTCCAGGATCTGGACGTCGACCAGCTCGGCCGTTCGGACGGGGAGCTCGGCCATCGGCCAAGTCTTTTCCTTGAGCGGTCTTCCGAGCATGGCTGCGACCTCGCGGGCCATGCCCAGGTGCCCCAGGGTGTCGGGACGGTTGGCGTAGGTCTCGACGTCCAGGATCACGTCGCCGTCCTTTTCCTCCCACTCCTCGGGGATGAGGCCGATCATGGTCATCCGGTCGATGAGGGCCTTGAGCGGGATGTCGACGTCGACGAAGTCCTTGAGCCAATCCAGACTGATCTTCATCGGAGGGTGAACTGCCTATTGAAGCGAAGGTCGTTTTCGTAGAAGAAGCGGACGTCGGGGACACCCATGGAAAACATGGCCAGGCGTTCGATGCCCATGCCGAAGGCCCAGCCCGAGTACCGCTCGGGGTCGATATTGACGTTCTTGAAGACCTGCGGGTCGACCAGACCCGCACCCAGGATCTCCTTCCAGCCCGTGCCGCCGCAGACCCGGCAGGCCGGGTCCTTCTGGCCGCACTGCAGGCATTCGATGTCGACTTCGGCCGAAGGCTCGGTGAAGGGGAAGAAACTGGGCCGGAAGCGGACCTTGGTTTTCTCGCCGAACAGCCGCTTGAGGACGTACTCCAGGGTGCCCTTGAGATGGGCGAAGGTGACGCCTTCGTCCACGACGAGGCCCTCCATTTGGAGGAACATCGGGGCGTGGGTCGGGTCCGGAGTCTCCTTGCGGAAGACCTTGCCCGGGATGATGATCCGGATGGGGGGCTTCCTCTTCTCCATGACCCGGATCTGGACCGGCGAGGTGTGGGTCCGCAGCATCAGATCGTCGGAGATGTAGAGCGTGTCCACGTTATCCCGGGCCGGGTGGTTGGGCGGAAAGTTAAGAGCCCCGAAGTTGTAGAAGTCGGTCTCGATCTCCGGCCCGTCCTCGATGGCGAAGCCCATGTCCAGGAAGATTTTTTCGATCTCCCGCTGGAAGAGGCGCAGGGGATGGGCGGCTCCGTAGGGCCGGCGCTCGCCCGGCAGGGTCGGGTCCGGGACGGCGGCGACGACGGCGTCCGCGGTCCCGGCCGTCGCCACCCGGGCCTCCAGGGCGTCGAGGACCGACTGGGCCTCGGCTTTGAGGGCGTTGACCAGACGGCCGGCTTCGCGCTTGTCCTCAGCCGCGACCGACTTGAGGTCCTCGAAAAGAAGCGTGACGACGCCGCGCTTGCGGCTGAGGAGCTCGTTGCGGAGCTCCTCCAACGAGCGAGGGTCCCGGACTTCGTCCAGAGCCTCCTGCAGCCGGAGGCGGTGGGCGTCGATCCGGGCCTTCAGCTCGTCAAGGCTGGGCGACGGCATCTTTGGCTTTCGCGGCGATGCGCCCGAAGGCCTCGGGCGCGTTCACGGCCAGCTCGGCCAGGACTTTGCGGTCCAGCTCGATCTGCAGCTTCTTCAGTCCGTTGATGAACCGGCTGTAGGTCACCCCGTTGAGGATGGCGGCGGCCTTGACCCGGATGATCCAGAGCCGGCGGAAGTCGCGCTTGCGGGTCCGCCGATCGCGGTAGGCGTACTGCAGGGCGTGCTCCACCGCTTCCATGGCGGTGCGCTTGTTCGAGCTGCGGGCGCCCCAGAAGCCCTTGGCCAGCTGGAGCGTTTTGATGCGGCTGTTCTTTCTCTTCGGTCCGCGTTTGACTCTCGGCATAATCGTTCTCCCTCAGAATTCGTAAGGCAGAAATTTCTTGATCACGGCGCGGTCGGCTTTGCTGACCACCGCCTTCTGGCCGAGCCCGCGCTTGCGCTTGGACTCTTTCTTGGTCAAGATGTGGCCTTTATTGGCCTTCTTGTGGACCACCTTCTTGCGGGCGGTCACCTGGAACCTCTTGCTGGCTCCCTTGTGGGTTTTTAACTTTGGCATCTTTGCCTCCTATTTTCGTGGGTACGAGGAGGGCCGACACGGCCCAGTCCAATCTCCGCGGGCCTCCGTCCAGCTTGCCCAGCCCGTCGACGTCGATCGTGACCTTGTCCAGGACCTGCTGGCCGAGCTCGGGACGGGACTTTTCCCGGCCCCGCAGCATGACCGTGATCTTGACCTTGTTGCCTTCGTCGAGGAACCGTTTGACGTGGTTCAGCTTGAAGGTGTAGTCGTGGACCGAGATTTTGGGCCGGAACTTGATCTCCTTGATCTGGACCTGCTTCTGGTTCTTCTTGGCTTCGTGCTCCTTCTTGTGGAGCTCGTACAAGAATTTGCCGTAGTCCATGATCCGGCACACGGGCGGATTGGCGGTCGGGGCGATTTCGACCAGGTCCATTCCGCGCTGGCGCGCGAGGGCGAGAGCATCGGGGCCGGACATGACTCCCAGCGGCTTTTTCTCGTCGTCGAGCACGCGGATCTCGGGGTTCCGGATCATCTCGTTGGTCCGGTGCGGCCGCTGCTTGGTCGGGGGCGGAAACGGGTGTCTGCGGTAAATGGGGGCTCCTCCTTCGGAAATTCACATAATTTATAGATTGACGGTCAGGGACCGCGAATCGATCAGGGTCTTGAGGCGGGCGAACAGGGATTCGATCTCGACGCCGCCCTTGTCGCCCTGCCCGTGGACGCGCAGCGAGGCCGTGCCGGCGGCGGCTTCCTTGTCGCCGCAGATAAGCAGGATGGGCACCTTGTGGTGCTCGGCGTCGCGGATCTTGTAATTGAGCTTCTCCCGCCGCAGGTCGGCGTGGGGGCGCAGGCCCGCCGCCAGGCAGCGGGCGGCCAGCTGTTCGGCGTACTCGCCGTGGCGCTCGGCGATCGGGATGATCTCGATCTGCACGGGGGCCAGCCAGAGCGGGAAGTTGCCGTTGTAGTGCTCGATGAGGATGCCGAAGAAGCGCTCCAGCGAGCCCATTAGGGCCCGGTGGACCATGTAGGGCTGGTGCTCCTTGCCGTCCTCGCCGATGTAGGTCATGCCGAAGCGGGCCGACATGTTGAAGTCGAACTGGATGGTGGTGCACTGCCAGTGGCGGCCGAGGGCGTCCTTGACCTTGATGTCGATCTTGGGGCCGTAGAAGACCGCCTCGCCCTCCATTCGCTCGTAGGGGAGGCCCCGGGTCTCCAGAGCCTTGACCAGCGAGGCCTCGGCCCGGCACCAGCGGTCGTCGCTGCCGCAGTATTTGGCCAGGTTGTGCGGGTCGCGGACGGATAGCTCGATCTTGTTCTCGACGAACCCGAAGTCGGCCAGAATGCTCAGGGAGAAGTCCAGGACGCGCAGGATCTCGGCCTCGATCTGGTCGGGCGTGCAGAAGATGTGGGCGTCATCCTGGGTGAATCCCCGAACCCGGAGCAGGCCGTGCAGGGTGCCGCTCCGCTCGTAGCGGTAGACGGTGCCCAGCTCGGCCCAGCGCAGCGGCAGGTCGCGGTAGGAGCGCATCCGCGATTTGTAGATCTGGATGTGGAGCGGGCAGTTCATCGGCTTCATGTAGTAGTTCTGCCCGTCGATGTCCATGGGCGAATACATGCCGTCTTTATAGAAATCCAGATGGCCCGAGGTTTGGAACAGGATCTCGCGGGCGATATGCGGGGTGTAGAGGACGTCGTAGCCGCCGGCCCAGTGGCGCTCGCGCCAGTACTGCTCGATGATGGCCCGGATGCGGGCGCCTTTGGGGTGCCACAGGATCAGGCCGCTGCCGAGATCCTCGCTGGTGGAGAACAGGTCCAGCTCGGGGCCGAGGCGGCGGTGGTCGCGCTTCTTGGCTTCCTCGAGGAGGGTTAGATAGTCGGACAGCTCCTTCGCGGTCGGAAAGGCGGTGCCGTAGATGCGCTGCATCTGGACGTTGCGCTCGTCGCCTTTCCAGTAGGCGCCGGAGACCGAGGTCAGCTTGAAGTGCTTGAGCAGGCCGGTCGAGGCGACGTGCGGACCCAGGCAGAAATCGAGGAAGCCCTCCTGGCCGTAGGTGGAGACGATATCGCCGCCTTTCTCTTGGATCAGCTCGACCTTGAGGGCCTGGCCCCGCTCGGTGAACAGGCGGACGGCCTCTGCCTTGGGCATCTCGCGGCGGACGATGGGGACATTCGCCTCGGCCAGCTCCCGCATCCGGGCTTCGATGGCGGCCAAGTCGTCGGAGGAGAAGGGCTCGGCCCGCAGGAAGTCGTAGTAGAAGCCGTTCTCGACGGCCGGGCCGATGCCCGCCTGGGTGCCGGGGAAGAGATCCAGGACGGCGTGGGCCAGGAGGTGCGCGGCGCTGTGGCGCAGGGTTTCGAGGGCGTCCCCCGCGGCCGCGGGGCCGGCGCTTCCGTGGGCTGTCTTGTCATCGTTCATCGTGCTGTCCATGTCCTTCGTTTTCGGTCCGCCCGGAGGGCAAAAAGGCCTGCCTCTCGAATAAAGCCGGTCACTGGACCCCTTCTTCCCAGGAAAAATCCGGTCCGGCCATCAAATGAATGCGGCCGGTGTCGCGGAAAACGTGAGGCGATGCATTTTATTCAAGCCGTTTCGCTTACTCGCGGCGTGAGTGGTAGGCGCGGAGGGGATTGAACCCACGACCTCTTCCGTGTCAGGGAAGCGCTCTCCCACTGAGCTACGCGCCTGTTTATCAACGCTTTAAAGCGCGTATAGTCTAATGAAAACGCCCCTGGAGGTCAAGAAAAAAGAGGGGGGCACGGAATACAAAGGGCCAAACACACTCACACCCCCAGCGAGGGTGTTCGTTCCGGCCGGCTCGGTCGCTCTCCCTGCCAAGGGCAGGGAACCGTGCCCGCTCCCTCGCCGATGGGTTTGGCCCTTTATATTCCGAGCCCGAGAAAAAGAAGGCCTATATTGAAGCTTCGCTTAAATCGGCCCGGAGGGTATAATCCGGATGTGATTGGGATTTTATCCGACTCCCACGACAATCTGAACGCCATCAGGGATGCCGTCCGCCTGATTCGGGCCGCCGGTTGCGACCTGCTCATCCATGCCGGCGATTTCGTGGCTCCCTTCGCGGCCAAGGAACTGGAGGACGCCGGATGCCCGGTGAGGGCCGTTTTCGGCAATTGCGATGGGGAAAAAACGGGGTTGCGCAAGGCTTTACAGCCGTTCGGGTCGATCCGGGAGGCTCCGCTCGTCTTGGAACACGGTGGGCGCAAGATCTTGGTCGCCCATCTGGATGTTTCGGTGGCTCAATATATCGCCAACAGGGGATACGATGTCGTCGTTTACGGCCATACGCATCGGGCGGAGGTCCGGCGGTCGGGCGGGACGGTCATCATCAACCCGGGGGAGACGGGCGGTTGGGTGACCAAAAAGAGGACAATCGCTCTTTACGATCCCGCGGCCCATGAAGCGGAGATCATCCCGCTTTAATAATAGGGGTCAGGTCTTAAGTTATAAGGTTTCTAGGATTATTGGCGGAAATTGTCAAAAAAAGCAAAAAATTGCTTGAGAAAACTTATATCTTAAGACCTGACCCCTAATTGTAGCGGTTGAGGGACTCGATGAGCTCCTCGGGAGAGCAGGTCGCCGTGCCGATTTTGCCGACGACCACACCGGCCGCGGCGTTGGCGATGACCGCGGCCTCCAGGATCGAGGCCCCGCCCAGCACCGCCAGGGCGGCGGCGGCGATGACCGTGTCCCCGGCGCCCGTCACGTCGAACACTTCGCGGGCGATGGTCGGGATGTGGATCGGCTTCTTGTTCCGCTCGAACAGCGACATGCCCTGCTCGCCCCGCTTGATGATCAGGTAGAGCGTCTCGATCAGGCTCATGATCTCGCGCCCGGCCCGCTCGACCTCGGCGTCGGTCAGGCAGGCGTGCCGGACGACCTTGGCGGCCTCGTGGTGGTTGGGCGAGATGAACGTGATCGGCGAATAGATGGCGAAGTTCTCGACCTTGGGGTCGACGAAGACGGGGATGCGCCGGGCCTTGGCCAGGGGCAGGACCCGCTCCATGAGCGTCCGGGTGACGATGCCCTTGTTGTAGTCCGAGACGATGATCCCCTCGGGCTCGTCCTTTTCGATGAAAGCCAGAATCCGGGCTTCGATCTCGGCCGGGACGGGCTTTTTACGCTCCTGATCCACCCGGACGACCTGCTGGTGATGGGCGATGATCCGGGTCTTGACGGTGGTCGGCCGGGTGCGGTCGACTAGGATGCCGCGCGTTTCGGCCGCGTTGCGCTTGATCCAGACGCCTTCGGCGTCGTCGCCGACGAGCCCGACCAGGACGGGCGAGGCGCCCAGCCCGGCCAGGTTGCGCTCGACGTTGCCCGCTCCGCCCAGGGCTTGGGTGCTGCGCAGGACTTCGACCACCGGGACCGGGGCCTCGGGCGAGATGCGCGAAACCGTGCCCCAGATGTACTTATCCAGCATCAGGTCGCCCAGAACGAGTACGCGCCGGTCCTTGAACTTCCGGACCAGGCGCCGCAGCTTGGCGGTATCGCAGGTGATCATGGCTTGTCCTTGAATAAAAGGATGGAATTGGAGGCGATCCAGGGGACGTCGCTCCGCAGCGGCGTCCGTTCCCGCAGATAGACCTCGGCCCGGTAAGCCCCCGGCTCGATCGTCTCGTAGACGAGATCGGCTCCCCGGCTTGACGCGACCGGGCGCCCGTCCCGTAGCAGCCGGATCTCGTGGGCGAAGCCGAACGGCGCCCGGACGATCAGGCGGGCCGGGCCGCTTTGGCTCGAATCGACCGCGACGGAACTGCCCATGGGCGTGATTCTACCAGAACGGACGGCCCAAAAGCGAAAGCCGTCCGCATCCGCCGCCGCCTCGATCGCGTTGTAGAAACGCCCCGCATGGAGGGCGCCGAAGATCTGGCGGCGCGCGGCGTCGAATCCGCCGGCCGGCCTCTCTTCGAGCAGGACATGGAGATGGAAGAGGCGGAAAAGCGTTCGGTAGGCGAAGTGGGCGTCGGCGGCGTAATAAGCTCGAACCGAGCGGGCGGCCCCCCAGCGGTCCCAGGCCGCGATCTCGCGCTCGGGCCGGGTGACGAGCGCCAGCAGGGCCGCGTCCGGCCGCAGGAGCAGGAGCGGAGCGAAGAGGAGGGAGCGGGGCAGGGAGCGCTTGACCTCGGTGTCCGCGTTCAGAATTTCCAGCCCGGAATAGCCGGCCCACTCGCCCCAGGACCAGCTGACCTTGGAATAGGGGTGGGCGATGACCGTGAAACCGCCCAGCGCGGCGGCTTCGCCGGCCGCGATCTCGGCTGCCCGGTCAAAGTCGCGAGCCGGCGCGTCGAATCCCAGGGCGACGAGATGCCCGCGGTTGGACGAGATCTCGGTGCCGCAAAGCACAAGCACGCCTTCGGCGCGGCC
This window harbors:
- the rny gene encoding ribonuclease Y, which translates into the protein MFKDPIAIGLLAALVILAAAVLFILIKKSSGAKGLLKAGQEAKSVVDKAGQEAERIVKDAQEKGRQKLSGADAEFERLTQDRKRKLTDMERRLIHKEETLDRKYRGVDQRERELSGKEKRLLQKEKEIETEEAKVAEMTKAQIAELERISGLTQEEAKGQIIKKIEDEARLESVQVVKRIEEETRSKSRILAAEIISGAIQRSAAEHVVESTVSVVDLPSDDMKGRIIGREGRNIRALEMATGVDIIVDDTPEAVILSSFDPIRREAARLAIQRLVLDGRIHPARIEEVVENVKAELEETIRQEGESAAYELRVQNVHPELIKMLGRLRYRTSYGQNVLQHSKEVAFLSAAMATELGLDTQTALRAGLLHDIGKAVDRDVEGTHTELSVELCRKYGEKEAVVAAIASHHRDVDFPSIEAVLVQSADTLSAARPGARRELLETYIKRLEKLEGLAKTFDGVAKAFALQAGREIRIMVDAGKVADDRAALIAKDIATKIKNELDYPGQIKVTVIREMRAVEYAR
- the zapB gene encoding cell division protein ZapB; protein product: MTTELERLKVLEAKIGHVVEFINRLSSENEKLKAQVKDLRAEKKDMEDLAKRAARLDEEAKRYENERETLKGRIDAIIAQIDKLGL
- the infC gene encoding translation initiation factor IF-3 — its product is MYRRHPFPPPTKQRPHRTNEMIRNPEIRVLDDEKKPLGVMSGPDALALARQRGMDLVEIAPTANPPVCRIMDYGKFLYELHKKEHEAKKNQKQVQIKEIKFRPKISVHDYTFKLNHVKRFLDEGNKVKITVMLRGREKSRPELGQQVLDKVTIDVDGLGKLDGGPRRLDWAVSALLVPTKIGGKDAKVKNPQGSQQEVPGDRPQEGGPQEGQ
- the thrS gene encoding threonine--tRNA ligase: MNDDKTAHGSAGPAAAGDALETLRHSAAHLLAHAVLDLFPGTQAGIGPAVENGFYYDFLRAEPFSSDDLAAIEARMRELAEANVPIVRREMPKAEAVRLFTERGQALKVELIQEKGGDIVSTYGQEGFLDFCLGPHVASTGLLKHFKLTSVSGAYWKGDERNVQMQRIYGTAFPTAKELSDYLTLLEEAKKRDHRRLGPELDLFSTSEDLGSGLILWHPKGARIRAIIEQYWRERHWAGGYDVLYTPHIAREILFQTSGHLDFYKDGMYSPMDIDGQNYYMKPMNCPLHIQIYKSRMRSYRDLPLRWAELGTVYRYERSGTLHGLLRVRGFTQDDAHIFCTPDQIEAEILRVLDFSLSILADFGFVENKIELSVRDPHNLAKYCGSDDRWCRAEASLVKALETRGLPYERMEGEAVFYGPKIDIKVKDALGRHWQCTTIQFDFNMSARFGMTYIGEDGKEHQPYMVHRALMGSLERFFGILIEHYNGNFPLWLAPVQIEIIPIAERHGEYAEQLAARCLAAGLRPHADLRREKLNYKIRDAEHHKVPILLICGDKEAAAGTASLRVHGQGDKGGVEIESLFARLKTLIDSRSLTVNL
- the pheT gene encoding phenylalanine--tRNA ligase subunit beta — its product is MKISLDWLKDFVDVDIPLKALIDRMTMIGLIPEEWEEKDGDVILDVETYANRPDTLGHLGMAREVAAMLGRPLKEKTWPMAELPVRTAELVDVQILDDDLCPRYCGLVVRGVKIGPSPEWLRKRVAAMGLNPVNNVVDVTNYVLFATGQPIHAFDLARVAGPRILVRRAKKGERLTLLDGREVALSPDMLVIADEKKASAVAGVMGGLDSGVFDTTTDIFIESACFEPGSIRRTRRALEVLTDASYRFERGADVGFAPQAALMAASLMTEFGGRASKDLIDVYPRPRKTREITLRARRTSDLLGVEVPPDFIEKTLTDLGFGLRHRSAGAWMVLVPSHRVDIEREADLIEEIARFFGYEKIPVVLPPLLVLEPVPTPEPKMRRLTDRLFHYGFDEAINPSFADPERDARLGSGKTAVAIRNPLSARAAILRTSLLGGLLENAAWNLNRGLESVHIFETGNVYRWAGDAATAEDLTLGLLSTGPLGSAHWKTPPVETDLFHIKGAVESVLESLRYETTGFVARPHPVCDGEESLALLVKGEPVGWLGRLASGLLAAYGLKGPVFAAEIDLGRLFKIKPRPFEFVPLPKYQAVVRDLSFWVGREVAFAEIRQAAAKLDVAHLESFDLIDRYAGPNAPDGQVGLSLRFSYRNPKATLTAEDVDKSEQKVVKALKAAFGIRLREGGAS
- a CDS encoding TIGR00282 family metallophosphoesterase, giving the protein MPDKTGVLFVGDIIGRPGRNALRAALPGLREKYRPHFVVANGENAAGGAGMTTEIGRDLFAVLDVLTSGNHIWDKKEGIAFMENEPRLLRPANYPPGNPGRGTTVATGAGGRKLGVLSLQGRVFMEALDCPFRTADAAVEALRRETPCILVDLHAEATSEKQAMGWYLDGRVSAVVGTHTHVPTADERVLPGGTAYITDAGMAGSRDAVIGIQKEQAIEKFLLARPVRFEPAKDNLFLSAVYIEIDSDSGRALSITRELIIIN
- the rpmI gene encoding 50S ribosomal protein L35; this translates as MPKLKTHKGASKRFQVTARKKVVHKKANKGHILTKKESKRKRGLGQKAVVSKADRAVIKKFLPYEF
- a CDS encoding cell division protein ZapA, which encodes MDKVLDIEIFGRMYKIRVKGEEDEDYVGRLTSYVDQKMHEIAVKSRSSDPLKIAVLALMNIADECFASRKELDQLDAVLGQMESEIDRVEGSLAPDGAYRGLDKTAP
- the rplT gene encoding 50S ribosomal protein L20, with amino-acid sequence MPRVKRGPKRKNSRIKTLQLAKGFWGARSSNKRTAMEAVEHALQYAYRDRRTRKRDFRRLWIIRVKAAAILNGVTYSRFINGLKKLQIELDRKVLAELAVNAPEAFGRIAAKAKDAVAQP
- the pheS gene encoding phenylalanine--tRNA ligase subunit alpha; the protein is MPSPSLDELKARIDAHRLRLQEALDEVRDPRSLEELRNELLSRKRGVVTLLFEDLKSVAAEDKREAGRLVNALKAEAQSVLDALEARVATAGTADAVVAAVPDPTLPGERRPYGAAHPLRLFQREIEKIFLDMGFAIEDGPEIETDFYNFGALNFPPNHPARDNVDTLYISDDLMLRTHTSPVQIRVMEKRKPPIRIIIPGKVFRKETPDPTHAPMFLQMEGLVVDEGVTFAHLKGTLEYVLKRLFGEKTKVRFRPSFFPFTEPSAEVDIECLQCGQKDPACRVCGGTGWKEILGAGLVDPQVFKNVNIDPERYSGWAFGMGIERLAMFSMGVPDVRFFYENDLRFNRQFTLR
- a CDS encoding metallophosphoesterase — its product is MIGILSDSHDNLNAIRDAVRLIRAAGCDLLIHAGDFVAPFAAKELEDAGCPVRAVFGNCDGEKTGLRKALQPFGSIREAPLVLEHGGRKILVAHLDVSVAQYIANRGYDVVVYGHTHRAEVRRSGGTVIINPGETGGWVTKKRTIALYDPAAHEAEIIPL